tagcttttccttctacattagctgcagtaaaatgtctccacacatcagatagtgcccctGGCAATTTCCTGTAAAGATTTGAAagaaaatgagtaaaaaaaactcaaatacaattccatatacagataaatagttaagcagttagattaaacaaatcctttgtaagataaatgttttaaaattaaacatgtatggaaacaggtgaattaacactcagttagcaggctcaagctaGCTAAAACCCACAtagtagcaaaaactaactagcagaaattgttaacaagttagaaatgatttaaacacattttgctgtaggctactatttactagttaacaaaaaataatgtatgtcgTATCAAATATATTCACCCTACCCAGTtgttgtaatcaaaacttaccagaaagcatgtaatccttggctcagacagtgtagcagtgtggctcaatagcatctcattagtgtgcaagatcttgagattCAGCTGCACAGAATGGAAGATGTGATGGAAGAatacactgtgcatgcagagggttgcaattccattaaattgggatagtttaaccaaaatatgccacaagacctagaatttccttatgtgtatcccacaaaaaggtTAAATGTTATAAGCTAgcattttgatgaatttaagcaaaaattacccaaattccagggcttaacttcccatggaaaatttccagaaatttaccggaaagtttcccgaccctttgcaaccctagccgcgattacagcatcgagtcttcttgggtatgacactacaactttggcacacctgtatttggggagtttctcccattctttttttgcagattctctcaagttctatcaggttggatggggagcaacgctgcacagatattttcaggtctctccagagatgtttgatcgggttcaagtccgggctctggctgggccactcaaggacattcagagacttgtaccgaagctactcctgcgttgtcttggctgtttgcttagggtcgttgtcctgttggaaggtgaacctttgtcccagtctgaggtcctgagcgctctggagcaggttttcatcaaggatctctcagtactttgctccgttcatctttccctcgatcctgactagtcccccagtccctgtctctgaaaaacatccccacagcatgctgctgcaatcaccatgcttcactatagggatggtgccaggtttcctccagacttgatgcttggtattcaggccaaagagttcaatcttggttcatcagaccagaaaatcttgttcctcatgatgtgagagtctttaggtgccctttgacaaactccaagtgggctgtcatgtgcgttttactgaggagtggcttccgtctggccactctaccataaaggcctgattggtggagtgcagaGATGGTTTTCTATCTGGAAGATTCTCACATcgccaaagaggaactctggagctctgtcagagagaccattgggttcttggtcacctcccgtaccaaggcccttctcccccgattgtttaGTTTggacgggcggccagctctaggaatagtcttggtggttccaaacttcttctatataagaatgatggaggcctctgttttcttggggaccttcaatgctgcagatattttttagtacccttccacagatctcaaatcaaatcaaatcaaattgtatttgtcacatacacatggttagcagatgttaatgcgagtgtagcgaaatgcttgtgcttctagttccgacaatgcagtaataacaagtaatctaactaacaattccaaaactactgtcttgtacacagtgtaaggggataaagaatatgtacataaggatatatgaatgagtgatggtacagagcagcatagatctgtgcctcgacacaatcctgtctcggagctctatcgacaattccttcgacctcatggcttggtttttgctctgacacgcactgtgaactgtgggtccttatataaacaagtgtgtgcctttccaaatcatgtccaaacaattgaatttaccacaggtggactccaatcaagttgtagaaacatcaaggatgatcaatggaaagaggatgcacctgagctcaatttcgagtctcatagcaaacagtacaaatacttacgtaaataaggtatctgtttttttgttttgtttttaatttgcaaaaaatattaaaaacctgtttttgctttgtcattatggggtattgtgtgtagattgctgaggatttgtatttgatccattttagaataaggctgtaatgtaacaaaatgtggacaaagtcaaggggtctgaatactttttgaaggcactgtaggttctGGATgggaggaagcttggccccagtgatgtactgagccgtacgcactaccctctgtagtttaTTACagttggatgccgagcagttgccatatcaggcggggatgcaacaggtcaggatgctctcgatggtgcagctgtagaacattttgaggatctggggacccatgctaaatgttttcagtctcctgaggtgttgttgtgcccccTTCACGACTgcattggtgtgtttggaccatgatagttggcCGGTgaggtggacaccaaggaacttgaaactctcgacccactccactacatccccatcgatgtgaatgggagCGTGTTTGGTCCTCctattcctgtagtccacaatcagctcttttgtcttgctcacattgagggagagattgtcctggcaccacactgccatatctctgacctccctataggctgtttcatctttgtctgtgatcaggctTTGTCTAcgactgttgtgtcgtcagcaaacttaatgatggtgttggattcgTGCTTGGctacacagtcgtgggtgaacagggagtacaggaggggactaagaactcacccctgaggggcccttgtgtcgaagatcagcgtggcagatgtgttgttgcctacccttaccacctatgGGCgcccagtcaggaagtccaggatccagttgcagagggcggTGTGATGACCTTTGTGGGCATTATAGTGTTGAACGCAAACAATGTGATGAAGGTACAAACAATTTAATGGAGCCTGcataaatagtagcctacatgAACTCcacaatattttttaaatgttgtgcAGTTCCATTGGTGACGGTAAGTTAGCCCAGGATGTTCAACAATGAACTTTATCAGATACTTTAAATCATATGGCAAACAAGTTGTCTGTGCTCTGTTTAAAACATGTATCCTTATAACAGGATACTGGCCTGCATCTGAAGTCCATGCATTGGAATCTTTCAAGGTGTAGAAACAGCAAGAGATTTTTATTCTGTTTCCATGATCATAAATACCAGCATAATAAACAATAAAGTACATACTGTTTCTAATAAATCAACTAGAGCAATGCCAAGAGTAAATCTTTGAACATTGTGTTCTCACTGGCCTAATTGCTCATATCGCTATTGCACGCACAGCCCTTGACTTCTGTCAGGCTACCACCAGGGTTGGGATAAATTCCATTTTACCTCAGTCATTTCAGGAAatgaaaaaaaagaaatgtattGAGTTGGAAATCAACTGCATTATTACACATCAAGCCACGAATCAGTGTTTTTCAAATCTTGTCAATCAAGATGTGACATTTAGATGTCTACACGTAGCCTACTTTATGTAACACATTGAGCGTTACATATCTACTTTTTATTGTGTCACCATAAGTCTAGAGCAGTGCTTCCCCAAAAAATTATACACAAATAAAAATTTTTTAAGGAACTCAGTCCGACtttaaacttactcttgaaagttgtaacaGTAGAAttcacaaggtgcaattttgaaattcggtagtgcatcatcagttccttTTGCCATgttagtcattgcataccttagagctatttataacttgtcagaaatatacagatcaactagcccaaGCCAACTAACGTTTTTATTTAGGTTTTTTAGCACAGATTCTGTTGTCATTTTTGGTCACTCAAATAATAtcaaatgtatagaattgcaagaataTTTGCTTTAGTAATGATAAATTCTTTCCACCAACAAGAGGGATGTGAACAATGTCATGAAGAGTGCTATTTTAGTTGTCAGTATTTGTTATGATTTAAATGGCAAAGCAGAATAAAAATATCAAAATATGAGTtaaactcccagcagagccccaagtccaatGGGTATATCCTCTGATGTGTTGATGTTAATGCGTTGATGTTCTCCgtatccatagccagaatgattttgcagtgcatggtgatcaaacaggtttcctgttatattcatcagagATGTACGGGGGTGAAGTCTGTGAATCCACAAAATAGCACATGACAGTATTCATACCTTGGATTTTGTTCAGATacctgcagacagacacaaaagtgagcagttcagtcatctgcacccaatacagctagccttcaacatattctcatAGTATTCAGtacatattcttacctctttgttgattgatgtccattttctgttttagaaagatttgcacaaatattaaaaaatagatggtatcatcataCAACAATATCAATTTAGGTCATACAAGAGATGAACCTGTAAAGAGGCGAACTACCATTTGACCTAGAAAGCTGTCCAAATCATTGGTTTCACCAGCTGTAGTTCAGTCTTGTCTATAATAACGAGTTGTCCCAACAACTGAGTAGAACTTCAAACACAAAATCTTTAATTAAAAACGGAACACACAAAACCTTTTAGGAATGTTGCCACAGACACCAGTGTTTGAAGTCCATGAGTGCTGCCTGCAGTCTTAAGTATTTATCATACTTGTTgccatatatatataatttaaaaaataaaaacaatatatattgcAGATATTGAAACATATTAGCCAAAAATAAAGAATACAATTAAGCTCTTCCGTCACATAGATATTGACACGCACAGCATTTATTCCAATAACATGCTCTGAACATTTCCCCAAATTATATTGCATTCACAAAATGGCAAAGGGATATACAAATAATAAGTCACAACCTTACATGTTTAACAAAGTCAATAATTGTTCAAAGTATTATTTAAAGCTCTTGTTAATTGTCCTTACTGTAAAAAGAAAAATGCAAATTGTGATGCATTGTAAACATTTCAATTATTTCCAGACAAATTCACTCAATTGAAGGCAAGATTTATGAGAGAAATATGCTGCCAAGTAGATTCTGTTGGCCTatgtcacatactgtataaaTAACACCTGTTGCAACTGTTAGACAACGTCACCGCTATGAATGAATAGTCATCTTTGAAATCTCCGTCAGAGCAAGGCATCGACAATTATCAATTGCAAAGGCATTTTAACGCAACGCCATATTGCAAATGCCCAAATAATGTTGCCACAAGTAAACCTACCTACACAAAATGAACCGACAACATTGTCAATTAATTACATTTTACTAGGTATATTGTATTTTTTGAATAAATAAAACACTGGTATCATATCTGTCTCTGCATGTTTTATCTCTCCGTTAATATAAATATGCAATGAAATTCGACATGACTTCGCCAATATTATTTTCCTCATAGTCTACTTTTACAACTAGGTTTAACCGATTTACCCAAGTTTAACCTTCATGTATTCATTTTTCAGTCGGCCTAATCTGGTCCCGTGACTTCGAATTATGAGAGAGAGAAGCTCGTGTTTATCCTTCAACCCCACAGATATGTCCAGTGTTCCCTTTAGCACGTCCCTTGTGTGGACAACCATGTTCAGAAAGTCGTCGTTTATGCGGTGCTCCTCCTTCAGCTCGTTCTGCTGACTCTGTTTGAATTTCACCTCCAGTTCTAACAGAGCCTTTTCAGAGTTTGTAAAAGCCTCGCCAATCTGAGTCGTCTCCCTTCTCAAATATTTTCCATAGCTGTCCTCTCCGTCCAAATCAAAATAAATACTTTTCCCGATCCCCTCCAGCATTCTGGCCGCGTCTTCGATGTGTCTCTTGATGATCGTGAAATCGTCTCGGATGACCGAATCTTGGTCCTCGTCAAGAACGCATTTTCGGTCGTCTGTCATTTTAAAAAGCATTTGACATTTTTCCGGATCATCGTTATTCTCATAGTCGCCGTCTGGCACAAAGTAGTGATGGAACGTGCCGTTAGACATCTCGGGatacagaggtccattaaaaaACGCACCGCAGAGCGGCAATGAAAACATCCCAATAGCGAGTAAGTGGAGAAAAGCCATCCTATCCACTTCTGGCAATACGTGAGAAATAGAAGAGGCTTTCCTTTATAGCGCAAGAAAAATGTTATTTAATTCCCTCACCAATCACAACATTTCCAAACGTGCAATGCATGTGGTATCCAAGACTTAAAAGACCGAAAGTAGCTAGGTGATATTTGTAAGTCTTCTTTAAGGTCGCTCCTCGTGTAGCCTATGCAGCAAGTGTTGCCAACTATTTTTCAAGGAAAGTAGCTGTTGGTTCAGCCACAAACAGTCACGTGAAAGTTTGGAATAATTTCCCTAAACTTTACACAGAGAAACCCCAAAGACGTCACGCAGGAGTAATATACCAAACGCATCCAACTGAAATAAATGTGAGAGTGCCCGACGTAGCTTTGTGCCTCAATTTCAAACTCAACATCTGGATTTCTCAAGCACCGCGCTTGGTTTTGACTGATGATAGCCTACCCCCTCTCAACTCTCAAATTACATCCCCGCTCCGTCACTTAAAAGGAAGCGCAGTCTCATTTGACTGCAGGCCCGGTCCTGGCCTATATGCCGATAAATAGAATACAGTCTCGGCCCACAATACACTTTAAAGTTTAATGAATGCCTATCCATGTGGTAGCCTACTTTTGTAAAAACAGGCAGTTACATTGGCTTTATAGTCGTGATACCTGACAGACTCGAGactaattatactgaacaaaaatgaaatgcaacatgcaacaatttcaaagattttactgagttacagtttatagaaggaaatcagtcatttgaaataaattcattaggccctttcACATTACTGGGCAGGGGCACCGAATCAGAATCAGTTTGTCCCTACAAAGGGATTTAATTACAGGCAGAAATACTcctcaacaacccccccccccccccccccccccctcctcccctcctcgggttatcccgcaggtgaagaagccagatgctGAGAtcatgggctggcgtggttacacgtagtCTGCGGTTGTTAGGCCACTTGGATGTACTGCcacattctctaaaatgacattagtagcttatagtagagaaaataacattaaattatctggcaacagttctgttggacattcctgcagtcagcatgccaattgcacactccctcagaaTTTGAGACAtctctgacattgtgttgtgacaaaactgcactaGAGTGGGCTTTTCTTAtcaccagcacaaggtgtaaTGACCAGGCTGTTTAAtgaacttcttgatatgccacacctgtcaggtcgatgaattatcttggcaaaggagaaatgctcacggtgggacactgatttatttagaattcaaggcgcacttaaccaacatggctaccacagcattctgcagcgatacgtcatcccttctggtttgggcttatttatttatttattgttcaacaggacaatgacccaacacacctccaggctgtgtaagagctattttaccaagaaggagagtgatggagtgctgcatcagatgacctggcctccacaatcccctgacctcaaccaaattgagattttattttttattttttatttcacctttatttaaccaggtaggctagttgagaacaagttctcatttgcaactgcgacctggccaagataaagcatagcagtgtgaacagacaagacagagttacacatggagtaaacaattaacaagtcaataacacagtagaaaaaaagagagtctatatacattgtgtgcaaaaggcatgaggaggtaggcgaataattacaattttgcagattaacactggagtgataaatgatcagatggtcatgtacaggtagagagagatattggtgtgcaaaagagcagaaaagtaaataaaaataaacagtatggggatgaggtaggtaaaatcgggtgggctatttaccgatagactatgtacagctgcagcgatcggttagctgctcagatagcagatgtttgaagttggtgagggagataaaagtctccaacttcagcgatttttgcaattcgttccagtcacaggcagcagagaactggaacgaaaggcggccaaatgaggtgttggctttagggatgatcagtgagatacacctgctggagcgcgtgctacggatgggtgttgccatcgtgaccagtgaactgagataaggtggagctttacctagcatggacttgtagatgacctggagccagtgggtctggcgacgaatatgtagcgagggccagccgactagagcatacaggtcgcagtgatgggtggtataaggtgctttagtaacaaaacggatggcactgtgataaactgcatccagtttgctgagtagagtgttggaatctattttgtagatgacatcgccgaagtcgaggattggtaggatagtcagttttactaaggtaagtttggcggcgtgagtgaaggaggctttgttgcggaatagaaagccgactctagatttgattttagattggagatgtttgatatacgtctggaaggagagtttacagtctagccagacacctaggtacttatagatgtccacatattctaggtcggaaccatccagggtggtgatgctagtcgggcgtgcgggtgcaggcagcgaacggttgaaaagcatgcatttggttttactagcgtttaagagcagttggaggccacggaaggagtgttgtatggcattgaagctcgtttggaggttagatagcacagtgtccaaggacgggccggaagtatacagaatggtgtcgtctgcgtaaaggtggatcagggaatcgcccgcagcaagtgcaacatcattgatatatacagaaaaaagagtcggtccgagaattgaaccctgtggcacccccatagagactgccagaggacaggacgacatgccctccgatttcacacactgaactctgtctgcaaagtagttggtgaaccaggcaaggcagtcatt
The genomic region above belongs to Oncorhynchus mykiss isolate Arlee chromosome 6, USDA_OmykA_1.1, whole genome shotgun sequence and contains:
- the LOC110526183 gene encoding fin bud initiation factor; protein product: MAFLHLLAIGMFSLPLCGAFFNGPLYPEMSNGTFHHYFVPDGDYENNDDPEKCQMLFKMTDDRKCVLDEDQDSVIRDDFTIIKRHIEDAARMLEGIGKSIYFDLDGEDSYGKYLRRETTQIGEAFTNSEKALLELEVKFKQSQQNELKEEHRINDDFLNMVVHTRDVLKGTLDISVGLKDKHELLSLIIRSHGTRLGRLKNEYMKVKLG